ttccttctacCTTAACATCTTCTACTTCTGTACTTTACAAGTGTACCTCATCAATCCTATAGCTACCATTGAATTACCATGcaagataagaaagaaaagagaaaaacaaacaaagaaaataattgtacTTACCCTTTTCCTCTTTAGAATATGGAACAGAAACTTTATCATCAGGGTTAAATCTAGGcccaatttaaactttatttagTAGAGACCTAAAGGGCAGTTTACTATGGAATAATGAACAAAAAGgacaaaggaagaagaatggCAGCTACGTACTTGTTGGTTTTGCCACCGTTTATTACAAGGTCAGAATCATGGGAGGCTTCCAAATTCTCCACTGCTGGAGATTCATTTTCCGTTTCATTTCTGATGCTATCACAATTTTTCCTCTCAAGATTCGAATCATCCAACCAATCTTCGTTAGTGTCCTCTACACAGACCTTGCTTCTAATTCTGTTGCATTTGTCTTCATGAAAATCAACCTTTTCACTTCCTAATGATGGAGCTTTGGATCCACTTTTTTCACACGTACCTACACTTCCCTGAGCTGATAGTACAGGAGAAATCTGATCTTCTCCATGAGAACTTGTAGTCTCTGTCATGCTGGTATACGTGCgtacaaattttgaatttgaacacGGGTTGCACTCGAGAACTGCAGTCGCTATATTTGATGGATGAAAGGAAGGTCTTTTGGAGATTGGAGTGCTAGAAGGACGAGGAACAGTTTCGACGTGTTTGTTTGTGAAGGAGGATTCGGGAAGAGATGACTCGGTGCAGGGATATTCATTCCAAGGCATAGAGCCTCTGAATGGACAATCTGCTACTGGACGTTGACATGGAGAGCTGAAGTTAAATTCTTTCTCAAACGACCAGGTTTTAAATGTCTGTGGTTTTTCCATGAAAGGAGAGTTTGTGTGATGGACTGGATTGGATTTCGATGAATTTGATTCTCTCACATACTTTTTTGGCTCTTCGTCCTTGATTTTGTAATGTGGGTCCCTGGAGTAAATACTGTTAACGCTGTAACTATTCCCAGGGCCAGCATCATCATCCATCGCTCTTCTCATGCTCTGTTTCGGATTTGAGTTTAGTGGTGTGCTATCGAATGGCTCACCCCTAACTGAAATACATAGCAGAGAAGAAAAGCCAGTCGACTTGTTCTGATCAGcatgagaagaaaatgagagagtatatatatgcatatatgtGCTCTCCAACAAACTGAGTTTGAAGCTTGTTTTATAAGAAGCAAACTCATATCACCTGCACTGGTTGAACAAGACTCTTCACTGCCAAAAAGGTGAAGTCTGACACATCAGTCGGAGTGAGAGGAAAGgaagacaataaaaataaaagaagttgTTTTACTGACCTCAACAAGCTGAAGTTGTCTGTGACATCGTCTTCCATAGAGCAAAACCAATCTCGTTGATGCGTTTTGTCCTGTAAATCAGAAATCCTTGTGGCTTTCGGATTCCTGATAACACAGACAAAACTTGCCCAATAAGTATATGCTTTACCCACCTCAATAACATTCtatgtgaaattttgaataccTTTTTACATCCGCCattaaatcataatcataTCCATAGGTATGGTGCTTCAAGCTTGACTCGACAGGATCTAATTACAAAAGATCAAGCTTTTAAGTGTCCATCAGGTTATTACTGGGAGcttcaaaaaaatttgaacttctcattgaaataaaatgtcaagaactaaacgaaggaaaagaaaggaagaaaaagcaTTAAAGATTTCCTAGCCAAATTACGAGAAGCGCACGTTGGACATCATCCAACACATGAATTTTGATGGATACAAGCAAGCAGATGATACCCTACAGAGTCACTAACATAAACACGGTTACACATTCTAGTAGGTTTTCAATATTGGTAGAAAAATTCTTGACAATAAACGAGGCATAATCTACTCAATTGATTGTTTCACCAGAGCAAATTAATCATAGAGAAGAGAAAACTCACTAAACATCTACGTAGATTCTCTAATTTTAGTATTACTGTTATTattctatatatgtatgtatacatTTCTTCTTGGGGGGATTACCAAATAAGTTGAATTTGTCCATTATTCTTGTAGCACCTGCAACTCtgcacatatatatttaattcagaataaagttttctttacTTTGGGAAAACCTTAGAAATTAGCTTTCATCGACATAAACCTCTTTTTTGGTAGATACGGGCTGCCAAATGCCTTTCCTGATATATCATACTTCTCATAGTTCAAAAAATCAGACGGAACGCTACcaatttcattaaaatgaGTCTTTTCGAAGAGATCACATTCCATCTCCCCGAGAAAGTTGTCGTTTAAGAAGTTAAATCCACCTAGTAGAAGATAGTGAGATAAAATAGCTTAAAAGGAAAACTAATAATCAGATTATTTGACACGGGGAGGATAAGCAGCAGAAGTCTGTGGAATAGTACAATACCAGTTGACAAatacagagaaaaaaaatgataaactatCTTTAAGGattacttgaaaacaaaatcaaatttcgtTGATGCATGTTCCAATTGGAACATTAAGAGGAAAAAGTGAATTTGAAGGATAAAACTCTCAAAGATACAAGAAACTTGGTTGTAATAAATGAACCAACTTGCACCAAACCTTGACAAAGATGAataagagaacaaaaaaaattacctcCATATCCATCTCTTTCTCCATCCGTGCCATCAAAGATAGTTCTACTACTatgttcatttcttttacaatcTTCAACGGAACGGAAATGGGTCTTAGTAGgtgttttcttctttggaTTATCACACGTATCCATCATGTCAAAGGAATAATTTAAAGAACCATCATCACAGTGCATTTTGATATCCTGCATTTTGTGTATCAATATGATCATTGATAATTTCAAGATAACTAAGAACACGTTAAGGATACTCTACTCTAACTGAAAATTATGAGACTCAAATTATCAATGTTAGAATTTACGGAAGTATTTACCCTAATTTCATTTCCAATgttgtctatttatttttcccttgTATCTTTTGGTaatattagaaattaataaggaAGTCAGATCATGGTTTTTCTCTCGGTACTCGAATTTTCACGTAACTCCCTGTCTATTTTCTTTACCACTCttaataattaacttaaagAAATACAACAGATAGACATTATTTAACTTCTAGAGAATAATGTACAGATAACTTTATAGCACGCTTTTCCATTTAGAGGCAGAACAccaataatttgaatttaaagacAGAACTCCATGAGGTGCCAGAATCTAAGCAGAACATACAAGATAACGAGAAAAAGACCGCTAGGAGTAGAAGAATCCAATCTTATAGCTCCACCAGAAAAAATTGATAGCATGCGAATTAtatgaaatcaaacaaatgtAGCAAGATGCATCTCAAAATGCTCTTACTCCTTCAAGTTCAAAGTCATCCAACACTTTGGTGTTCTTAGAGGGGTTCCAAGGTCGCACTCTCTCAAGATGAGATGAGAAGCCATAAGAAAAGCTTCTGCCATCGCAGTGGGAAATATTTATTAGGCTGAAATTTAATCTCATATGTtctagttttataattttaatcaaggatattttttatggtCATGAAACGAGCATATACCTGCTGGCATGCTGCGGGGAACATGCTGGTGTTTCTGTTCCGACTCTGCCCAAACCTGACAAAAATGCATTATCATTAGAAACTGTCCGGAGAAATGGCAATCCTGTACCTTTAGTTtcaaatcatcaaaatttgaaccaCTTTAACTTGGTATACTAGCTGAGTTGTGTAGTGGTAAAATGCTTTAagattgttttatttgtaattgGGATCAGAGAGAGTTTCTGTGAATCAAGACATTCTTCAGTCTAAAGAGTCTACCAGCAGAATGAATTTGGTTTAGACCCCCTTAAAATCAACCATCAGAATAGGGCAAGGTCATGAATCCTAAATTAAATGTCCTCTAATTAGTAGTCTGTACCATCGACTGAAAATGCAACATGAGCTTCTTTCAGAGGACTTCCTTCGTATTTAACAGCCATTCCATCATCCCCAAGCAAATCAAATACAGAAAGACCTGACAAACGGGAATGTTAGAGTTCGGGCACAAATTTTTTAACCAAAAGTATTGGGAGCAGCTGATGGCAAAAGGCAagtaacaattaaaaaataaaaagcaaggTTATATACCATGGCAGCTCTTATAATGAACAGTTCCAGTGTCAACTTCAGCAAAGCCCAATGTAGAAGGAAAAAGGATGGAAAATAGCAAGAGTTCAATGAGTTTTGCCAGGGCTTACTTTGCTCAACAGATATCTTCCCCTGTTCTGATTGAGAATCTACTTTGTTCTTAGCGGTATTACCATTGTTGGGATCATTACTTACATTTCTGCTAaagtggaaaaaaataaatgttttatttagcaAAAATTCTGCAAACAATagtaaatctaaaattttgaatatgatgagggtgctatggAGGTGTgaacctagttgagatgcccaAGTACATCCCAGATCCATAGTTACatgtctcattattattatattaatattaataaagaggcgGTCTCCTTTTATAAGGAAAATAGTAAATCTAAAATCCAGGAGTACATTACTCTTCCCTAATACACACACATGCATATATACATATCATGCGTTAATCGATAGATTATTCACTAGTAACTACATCAGTTTGAAAGTCTATGAAAGCAGATCCAAAGTTGAGAAGAAATATGTGCATGAATATGACATGTTCCACACATGTAACACTATTAAAACAATTCTAACTCACTTCATTGGAGATAAAGTGTCCTCTGGATAGCCGAATGGCGCTCCTGTTTCGTCAATTTGCTCTTCAAAACAATGCTTTTACTTCAGCTTAAATGGTCTAAATGCAACAGCTTAAGATAGAATAGACATAGCCGTAATTAAAAAACTAGTTAGAAAATCACGTTTATTTTCAAAGTCACCAGATTTCTCTAATGTTTCTATGTTGTAGAGGGTTGGAACTGGGTCTTTCATGAAATGAGACCGCACCGTTGAAGTATTGGCCTCTGTAACAAAACATCATGAAAGAATATCAACAGGTAATTAATCATCAACTAAACAACAGAGAATAAGGAACACAGAAAAAAATCGGTGGCTTTCTGATCAAAcatcacttttttctttggacaAAAAAGAGTTCAtgtattgttcttttttccatttcttttagttAGGAACAAAGTCCACTCTCACAAACTAACACCACAAATTAAACTCCAGATCAAATATCACAAATTAAACTGCTCTGTATAGTAGATGCACGTCCTTTTACCTATACTAAATTATATGATCACTCGTTGAAATATCTGATTAACTTCAAGCATTCCATTAAGAAGAACACAGTATATTTTGCTGAGAATCAAAACTTGTGGGACAAGGATTAACAAACCaggaaaaatgattttatgtTAGCTTTGCGTACTAGTCTAATCTCTATAGAATGCAACTGTGAAACCGTTATATGGGAGTGCATGTGCAATGGAAAAATTCCTTAGTTTCTACTTTCAAATGctttaggaaaaaaaacacgAACAATAAGTTCTGTGCTTCAATGCAATAGTTTTGCAATTTACCGATGGCATCTTTGTCCTTTTGAGGAATTGTTGATAAATTTAGGAGACTTATAATATCCAATGACCGATGCTCTTTTTGTTCCCTGCCTGTGTCAGCTGCATCATGCCAATTCTCTGAGCCAGAGGACAGTTGCTGTCGCCTTTTTCTTTGCTCAAAATATTGCTTTTGTCTTGATAATAGAAAAGTTTTTAGAGAAGTTGAGAAATTAGAGATTAGGTAGCTGATGATGCAGATGTCCTGGTATTAGCATTTATGCGTTCTAATTTATCCATCTCTATTTCCAAAACaacatatttatcaaattctatatCTGAGAATGAcgtgaaaattacaaaagaaataataaatgcaGAACTGCagaaaattgagaatttactaattattttacCTGTTTTGTGTGGATTTCCTTGACTGAATGGTTCCCCATCATGCgattatcaaattaatcatGCAAAAGGAGAAATATTGTgaatcataataaaaatttagccctattttaagagtaattttaaacaatgagAGGTAGATACAACTACAGTGGAAGGAACTTATATGAATTATTACTCAAGAACCGAAGGATTAAACAAATGGGAGCACATGCCGTTGGATGTAAATCTACTAGTTTGCGGCCTAACTATGTGACAATGCATGACTCACAAAAGAGCACATtagaaggagaagaaataaaCTTTATCTGACTAGAGCCTGCACGACCTGCTTATATCACAAAGCCATGCACCGAAACAGACACTTGTTTTTTGAAGTGAAAAAGCCACCgagttataaacttttattcattcatttaattctgtacattttagtttcttcatAAAGCGCCTGTAGATAGATTGTTTCTAAGTAGAAAGCTAGctgaagaagagaagggagaGGAAACAAAAACGACATTGAGCGTGCTAGTTGTTACTTCTTGGCTATATATAATCATTCGAACTGTTAATTAGTAATAAACGGAAAAGTTTGATCATGAGGTTTCATGAATAATAGTTAggatttgaaaggaaaaacaaacagGCTAGgctaataaaagaaaaacactgaTCAATTGCAATCAATTTAAGTAAGGTTTGTTGAAGTTACAGTTACCGTTGTAACTTTCCGCCTGGAACCTCCCATCCATTGcaacattttgaaatgaagCTAAGTTACTGAGCTAATGGATTGTTTGAGGAAACGAAAACCATTATCAGAAGGGAAACGGCTTCATGAACCATGACTCATTGATACAAGATACTGAGCTAAtggattctttttcttaacattCGTTCAACTCGCTTTTCTTTGGCACTATTAAAGCCAATCCGAGGAGCGACTGAAAACACGAAAAAATAACGAGTAGAATTGTAAATTTCTGGAAAgtttaagaagaagaatctaCACTTTTTGCAGCAATTTCAAATGTGAGCGATGACGAACAAAATAGCTTCAAACTAAAAATGGTACTCAAATGAATTCAAGGGCACAAACAATTTCTCATTCTCAAAGAATACTCAAGTCAGTAACGTACGTCTCAATATGGATAGCTCTGGTAATTCAAGTctgaaaaaaaacttaaagaaTATCATCCATGGTGAAAGAAGGAGACGATCGGAGAACAGAATGTTACCTGAAGGCAATGAATCGAGAAATGCTTAGATTATTGGATTGTAAATGGTGATCATGCCTTTGGCCGAAACGGCTCTTCGCAAGAAGCGAAGTTCTTGGCGCGAAGAGGACGGCGAGTTATGAactgaaatataaatatatttcgAATAAAGTCggaggaaaaaataaatgaattaattaataaaaaagtacataaacgacaaaattaataatattaaataacatatattaatGGTAGagttacttttaaatttactattttttaatttataaaatatagttacATTCAATTCAAATTGATTCATGTaaagaaacattaaaaatatgagaTGAAATCACCACGTTCATCTGCTTCCCTAgtttgtttatgaaattttgattgagTTTCTACTGCtgcaatttttttccctttgctCGGATTTACACTCACTATCCAAAATAGACattgcaaaatggaaaaagCGAAAGTAAAATTATGAAAGGGTGAGAATTTTGCATATGTTTGAATCGTAACTAACCAATAAATCTAATTCTtcttagaaaagaaaacccattAAAACCTAAGGTATAATGAGTATATGCTGACAAACAAACGGTAGAGTGGAAAGAGACATATATAGATTTCAACACAGCAGAGATGAAGATGAGATTACCATTATTTGTGGGATTAAACATGTGATTGTAGGGacatatttgtaataaaaaactaGGGAGGAAATCCGTCTCCCTTCCTTCATGATACACAAGATTTATCGCTCCACTCAAATGCCCGACCACACTTGCTATTGCCTCTCTCAATTGCCACCTTCACTACCGTCATGCCACATTTTGCTGAAATCATAGGAGAGatttttgttattctctctctaACTGCTTCTACCTCTCTCTCTACCGTCATATGAGGTTTATGtgtcatttcatttttttttttgtttgttaatgtAATCTCtcattttgttctctttttatttattttaaatttgtataagttgtaaaacaaaattaaatctattttatatTCGGTGaagattgaattattttgatgagaaattttaaaataaatttcatttggaTAATAGGTTTaggaaatgaaaaagtaaGGAAATGACAGaattgaatttagttttaagATGAAGGCGTaatgttcattttctttctcgcaatagaaaaagaaaaaaggtaaaaacaAGTCAAAACTAACTCCGTATTCTTCCTGGTACGCACGACCCCGCCCCCCACTCCCCAGAAATTTATCTCATTCGACGCACTCTCTCTCACGCTCAACAAACTCGCCTGTGATTCCCAGCTACACGCCGCCGTTCGAAGCCATCCGAGCAACAGTTTTCGCTGCAGTTCTTGCCGTCGCTCGTGATGCTCTGCCGCTGAGATCTGCAAGTCACACGTGTGCGAAGTTCTTTCGTCGCTTATTCCAGCCACCAATTTTATTCGATCGCGTTGCCATCGGGCAGCTGCGTGTTGTCTGGCGTCGAGTCCCCGTTCCTACAGGTGGTCATCGGAAAATTTTCTCTTGTGGATTGGGCAAGAACTTGTTTGAGGTGAGCAGGATTGACCGGACAGACCAGAAAATCGAGCCGGCCGACCAAATCAAACCAAAGTCGGTCGAAAATGAGAGGggttgaaattttcaaaaaatatttcaaagtaaattttgGTGACTTCAGTTGCGATATTTAATTGGAGTTAGGAAGTGATTTTTGGACTTAAGTTTGGCTTAAGTCGTGGGTACCTTTTATGCAAAGAGTTTATATATGAAGGCTTGATGGATGTAGGATAAAATCTATGCTAAAAATAAGCTATCTTGGAATAATTCAATCTGAGGAGTGAAAGATTAGGGTCATAAAATAGCTTGAGTTGATGATATAGAACGTTTTGGGGATAGTTGTGTCATCTGGACATGTGAGGATAACTTTGTGGCCTTAATCATTGTTTTCAGTTCAAACCAAAGCAGGCAAAGCTTATAATTCTAGAGAATTGAGTCGTTGATAGTAAGTGGCTTATTTCCAAgcattttcattataaatctatatatgttattatagTATGCTATGATTGTGAAAGTTACTAGTTTGATTGTTTTATGAACTATGTGTTAGAAATGTTTTCGAATATGATTGAAAATGACTTGGATGGTTTGAATGAAATGTTATTCTAAAAGACGACTAAAGATTCAAAATGACTTTATGTGTTTCCGACCATGTTTGACGcttttaaacatgaaatatgTGATTTTTATGAAAGAAAGTTGGTGACTTCCCTCAAGGGTACACGAATATGTTTCCGTAGTGCCCCACTTATGGTTGTCAGGGGATTTTGACCACAAGCTTTTGATTGAAAACTTCGATGAATTGGGCTTTCTGATCTTGAACCTTTCTTAGTATCCTAAAAGTTTAGTCAGGTTTCTCTCACTTTTAAATGAGTTTGATGTCTGCCATTGATGTGATTTGGCAGAACTAGGAACCATCAATCCATGACTTTGATTTGATGAGTGTTTGTTGGAGTCTTCTTCGTGTTTGTATCTCTTGCTGAGAATTTATGCAATTGTCTTTGTTGATTGTGAAGATGATTAAGCTTTACTCTTTAATTTTAGGAAGAGAGGAATTTCCTCcctagtttttttgttttgtttcaaatatgcCCATCCTGTCATGTGAGAGTCACGTGTGTAATACTGAGTTCAAGGTGTTTTTATAACTGTTAAAAATTAGTGGGTTTGGTCCAAGAAAAGATTTACCCtaatttcctttccttttttatcacAAGTTTGctatcatttattttctcgtatcttttgtttttatgagaaaataataagaaagtcATTGTGGTTTTTCTTCCGGTACTCGGGTTTTCACGTAACTTGgtgtctattttcttttaccgTTTTTAATAGTAACCAATGAGGGTGTTTGCAAAAATTTTCCAaactattgttattattattaacttgGTCTAGTCTTTTCTACTACCTTGTGTCCGTATATCAGTTAAGAAAGACAATTGTCTGGCTTTGGCTTAGAGAACTAACTGTTGGGCTGCTGCGTCATCTAGCTTTGGTTCTTGGTTTTCAGATGGATAACAAGACTCTGTACAATGCTAGAATTGCTAGTAGTTGGAGGAGACATGAGCTAGGATTTCTGATTCTCTatgcattattattttacttctttatCATTCGCCATTCCCTTCAGCTTTCGCGAGGTACTcagttttatctttttctgttttagcGTTTCATATTTCTCTGTTATACTGCTAAATTTCATCATTTCCTTTTTCGTGTTATGCTCTTTTTGATTAACAGAACACTATGTCAAACTCTATGGCCTGCGTTCTGGTTGGATCTTTCCTCCCCGACTCAATGTGTGTATTTTATCTCgttttctattgtttgttgttgttttctttgtttgttttaactAGGGTTTTTTAACCCTCGAAGAAGTGAAGCTTTGTGTTGTTTCAAAAATTTCATGGTAGGATTTATCAGATGCCCAGTGGAGAAACTTTCGAGGAAATCTGCCCATTCTAACCACTGTTTTCCTAATTTACGCTTTGGGGGCAAATTTTTTGAGATCCCGGTTTCTTCTAAGGGCTAAAGGAATGTCAATTATCTGgcttataatttctttcactTACCTTTTGTATCTCCATGAAGCTTGGTATTTCCTCAAGACAACTTGATAATACTGTTTGTACATtaaactatttctttttcttttttaaatattaaccaCATGTACCTGTTTCTCCCTCCTTTATACAGTGTGATATTCATCATCTCAATTGCCTCACTCAATTTTCTTATCGTTAAGGTTTATACCTTTCCCTATACATTTatctgtttattatttatcttttttagaaagaagcaaaaattttcattgattcatttaaagaaactaattttaaaaaatacaagatacAATATATCACAACgaaagaaaatattacaaatgatgacaaaacaacatttaaaccaagaaaataaaagcatgccaattcaaccaaattttatgaatgaaaatattagCAAAAGACTTAGATAAAGATTGCTAGGAAGAGGCTTGAAAATGAGCAAAGTCCAAACAATTTGACCAAGGGGTTACTTTATCCTGAATAACTTATTAAACATGCAATTCATTTAGATTCATTGATTTCAAAGAAGGTCGCAAACTTGGAATaagatattgttttttaatgtCATTGTTTAGAATGTAGGTGCATAATGAATACATTATGATGAAATTTGCACTCAGTTAAGctgattttgtttggtttagaTTATGAATTGATGAATAATGCCTATGAACTATGATGTCGTCTTTATTACTTATGTCTCTTTCTCAGTTTTAAAAGGCCTTGGAGAAACTGCCGTTTGTCAACCACTTTTCCCTAATTTAGACTAAAGTCTAGagtagattcttgaatcatcAATATAGGTATTTGGAATCGGGAAGAACACTAAAATCAGCTCTTCAAAAGTCCTgatcaaatttaaagatattaaTGCATTGTATCATTTTGGGAAGCTTTGGACAATGGAGACCATCCAACactaatttctaaaattttatcttttggaCAAGGTATCCAGAGGGATAATTTTAGGCCTCCAGGGATTGTGTTTACATTCGGGAATGTAAGCATGAGGCAAGATGTGAGGGAGGGAAGTTTGCCTTTGTTAGTTGGTTTGGTTCCTGTAAGTTGAGTTGTGCACCTTTTCATTTGACAAATGGTAAACACCAAGGATGTAGGGTTCTGCTAATTTATCCTACATATTctttagtttatgttttggTTTATATTGCAATCACCAGCGGCGGTGACAGCCGACGGGGATTGCCATTGATGCTAGAAGGAGAAGAtggaaggagaaggagaaataagagagagaaaaagaagaaaaaataaaacatgtttCTTAAagtacaataattaaaaattagattcatttttaataaaaaacaggTGTTATGTTGGCTTAAGTAAAAAACTGATAGAGGGACAAAAAATGCTACCACGTGCAAATCtcaagtaaaatttttaagtttgagaAGTCAGAGACCCAAATGCAATTTAAATCGAACTTTTTGATAAGAGGTACCTGTGCTATTGTGGACTTCCTTTTCAAGCTTGTCAATATTGATGTTTGCCATTGGTCATTTTATGGATATGATTGTAATCTTTGctagttctttttttattgaactTCATGCAGATTTTTGCTCGAAcaaagttctttttatatcTACTCTGGACTTTCAACTTATATTTCCTTCTTTCTAATCGTGTATACGAAGGTTATTCATTCTCAAC
This DNA window, taken from Cucumis sativus cultivar 9930 chromosome 6, Cucumber_9930_V3, whole genome shotgun sequence, encodes the following:
- the LOC105435791 gene encoding uncharacterized protein LOC105435791 isoform X5, yielding MLQWMGGSRRKVTTSRKSTQNRQKQYFEQRKRRQQLSSGSENWHDAADTGREQKEHRSLDIISLLNLSTIPQKDKDAIEANTSTVRSHFMKDPVPTLYNIETLEKSGDFENKQQIDETGAPFGYPEDTLSPMNRNVSNDPNNGNTAKNKVDSQSEQGKISVEQSLSVFDLLGDDGMAVKYEGSPLKEAHVAFSVDGLGRVGTETPACSPQHASRSFSYGFSSHLERVRPWNPSKNTKVLDDFELEGDIKMHCDDGSLNYSFDMMDTCDNPKKKTPTKTHFRSVEDCKRNEHSSRTIFDGTDGERDGYGGGFNFLNDNFLGEMECDLFEKTHFNEIGSVPSDFLNYEKYDISGKAFGSPYLPKKRVAGATRIMDKFNLFDPVESSLKHHTYGYDYDLMADVKRNPKATRISDLQDKTHQRDWFCSMEDDVTDNFSLLSEESCSTSAVRGEPFDSTPLNSNPKQSMRRAMDDDAGPGNSYSVNSIYSRDPHYKIKDEEPKKYVRESNSSKSNPVHHTNSPFMEKPQTFKTWSFEKEFNFSSPCQRPVADCPFRGSMPWNEYPCTESSLPESSFTNKHVETVPRPSSTPISKRPSFHPSNIATAVLECNPCSNSKFVRTYTSMTETTSSHGEDQISPVLSAQGSVGTCEKSGSKAPSLGSEKVDFHEDKCNRIRSKVCVEDTNEDWLDDSNLERKNCDSIRNETENESPAVENLEASHDSDLVINGGKTNKSRRC
- the LOC105435791 gene encoding uncharacterized protein LOC105435791 isoform X3, with product MLQWMGGSRRKVTTSRKSTQNRQKQYFEQRKRRQQLSSGSENWHDAADTGREQKEHRSLDIISLLNLSTIPQKDKDAIEANTSTVRSHFMKDPVPTLYNIETLEKSGDFENKQQIDETGAPFGYPEDTLSPMNRNVSNDPNNGNTAKNKVDSQSEQGKISVEQSLSVFDLLGDDGMAVKYEGSPLKEAHVAFSVDGLGRVGTETPACSPQHASRSFSYGFSSHLERVRPWNPSKNTKVLDDFELEGDIKMHCDDGSLNYSFDMMDTCDNPKKKTPTKTHFRSVEDCKRNEHSSRTIFDGTDGERDGYGGGFNFLNDNFLGEMECDLFEKTHFNEIGSVPSDFLNYEKYDISGKAFGSPYLPKKRVAGATRIMDKFNLFDPVESSLKHHTYGYDYDLMADVKRNPKATRISDLQDKTHQRDWFCSMEDDVTDNFSLLSEESCSTSAVRGEPFDSTPLNSNPKQSMRRAMDDDAGPGNSYSVNSIYSRDPHYKIKDEEPKKYVRESNSSKSNPVHHTNSPFMEKPQTFKTWSFEKEFNFSSPCQRPVADCPFRGSMPWNEYPCTESSLPESSFTNKHVETVPRPSSTPISKRPSFHPSNIATAVLECNPCSNSKFVRTYTSMTETTSSHGEDQISPVLSAQGSVGTCEKSGSKAPSLGSEKVDFHEDKCNRIRSKVCVEDTNEDWLDDSNLERKNCDSIRNETENESPAVENLEASHDSDLVINGGKTNKFNPDDKVSVPYSKEEKEVEDVKVEGRKRRSKSCNMVDSSSQVMMLESYVLQLLFVQKKKPKHMAETMRS
- the LOC105435791 gene encoding uncharacterized protein LOC105435791 isoform X4; amino-acid sequence: MLQWMGGSRRKVTTSRKSTQNRQKQYFEQRKRRQQLSSGSENWHDAADTGREQKEHRSLDIISLLNLSTIPQKDKDAIEANTSTVRSHFMKDPVPTLYNIETLEKSGDFENKQQIDETGAPFGYPEDTLSPMNRNVSNDPNNGNTAKNKVDSQSEQGKISVEQSLSVFDLLGDDGMAVKYEGSPLKEAHVAFSVDGLGRVGTETPACSPQHASRSFSYGFSSHLERVRPWNPSKNTKVLDDFELEGDIKMHCDDGSLNYSFDMMDTCDNPKKKTPTKTHFRSVEDCKRNEHSSRTIFDGTDGERDGYGGGFNFLNDNFLGEMECDLFEKTHFNEIGSVPSDFLNYEKYDISGKAFGSPYLPKKRVAGATRIMDKFNLFDPVESSLKHHTYGYDYDLMADVKRNPKATRISDLQDKTHQRDWFCSMEDDVTDNFSLLSEESCSTSAVRGEPFDSTPLNSNPKQSMRRAMDDDAGPGNSYSVNSIYSRDPHYKIKDEEPKKYVRESNSSKSNPVHHTNSPFMEKPQTFKTWSFEKEFNFSSPCQRPVADCPFRGSMPWNEYPCTESSLPESSFTNKHVETVPRPSSTPISKRPSFHPSNIATAVLECNPCSNSKFVRTYTSMTETTSSHGEDQISPVLSAQGSVGTCEKSGSKAPSLGSEKVDFHEDKCNRIRSKVCVEDTNEDWLDDSNLERKNCDSIRNETENESPAVENLEASHDSDLVINGGKTNKFNPDDKVSVPYSKEEKGLMRYTCKVQK